In one window of Thermus aquaticus DNA:
- a CDS encoding FAD-binding oxidoreductase has translation MGLEVQEELKAAFGPRALLSRPEKEVYRYDAILVGEAPLAVVLPESRAEVQALVRLARRHGVPLVPRGAGSGLSGGAVPLGEAIVVAFTRMARLEVDPKARTAWAEPGVTTAQVTEAARPHGLFYPPDPASLRTSTLGGNLGENAGGPLCFKYGVTGDYVLELEWVDGEGEVWRLGREAYDLPGLLIGSEGTLGLVTGARLRLLPLPRHRATLMAVFPEVEALAEAVSRAIALGAVPAKLEFMDQSAVNAVEDYLGMGLPRNRALLLAETDGDDRELVEEELSLVERTALELGAEVRRARDEKEAEALWRARRSVSPALGRLRPKRVNEDIAVPRSALPQVVGEIAALGQAHGLLVVQFGHIGDGNLHPNILYDPRFEPEERVWELAHEIARVALRHGGVLSGEHGIGVMKRAFMAEALDPATLDFLRRTKAALDPGGVLNPGKLLP, from the coding sequence ATGGGGCTTGAGGTTCAGGAAGAGCTGAAGGCGGCCTTTGGACCCCGGGCCCTCCTCTCCCGCCCGGAGAAGGAGGTCTACCGTTACGACGCCATCCTGGTAGGGGAGGCCCCCTTGGCCGTGGTCTTGCCGGAGTCCAGGGCGGAGGTCCAGGCCCTGGTGCGCCTGGCTCGGCGCCACGGGGTGCCGCTGGTGCCCCGGGGGGCGGGAAGCGGCCTTTCCGGGGGGGCGGTGCCCCTGGGGGAGGCCATCGTGGTGGCCTTCACCCGCATGGCCCGCCTCGAGGTGGACCCCAAGGCCCGTACCGCCTGGGCCGAGCCCGGGGTGACCACGGCCCAGGTCACGGAGGCCGCCAGGCCCCACGGCCTCTTTTACCCGCCGGACCCCGCTTCCTTGCGCACCAGCACCCTGGGGGGGAACCTGGGGGAAAACGCCGGGGGGCCCCTTTGCTTCAAGTACGGGGTCACGGGGGACTATGTGCTGGAGCTGGAGTGGGTGGACGGGGAGGGGGAGGTGTGGCGCCTGGGCCGGGAGGCCTACGACCTCCCTGGGCTCCTCATCGGTTCGGAGGGGACTTTGGGCCTCGTCACCGGGGCCAGGCTCCGCCTCCTTCCCCTGCCCCGGCACCGGGCCACCCTCATGGCCGTCTTCCCCGAGGTGGAGGCCCTGGCGGAGGCGGTCTCCCGGGCCATCGCCCTGGGGGCGGTGCCCGCCAAGCTGGAGTTCATGGACCAAAGCGCTGTGAACGCCGTGGAGGACTACCTGGGCATGGGCCTGCCCCGGAATAGGGCTCTTCTCCTGGCGGAGACCGACGGGGACGACCGGGAGCTGGTGGAAGAGGAGCTTTCCCTGGTGGAGAGAACGGCCCTGGAGCTTGGGGCCGAGGTGCGTAGGGCCCGGGACGAGAAGGAGGCCGAGGCCCTCTGGCGGGCCCGGAGGAGCGTGAGCCCCGCCTTAGGCCGCCTCCGCCCCAAGCGGGTCAACGAGGACATCGCCGTTCCCCGCTCCGCTTTACCCCAGGTGGTGGGAGAGATCGCCGCCTTGGGCCAGGCCCACGGCCTCCTTGTGGTCCAGTTCGGCCACATCGGGGACGGGAACCTCCACCCCAACATCCTCTACGATCCCCGGTTTGAGCCCGAGGAGCGGGTCTGGGAGCTGGCCCACGAGATCGCCCGGGTGGCCCTGCGGCACGGGGGGGTCCTTTCCGGGGAGCACGGCATCGGGGTCATGAAGCGCGCCTTCATGGCCGAGGCCCTGGACCCCGCCACCCTGGACTTCCTGAGGCGGACCAAGGCGGCCTTGGATCCCGGGGGGGTTCTGAACCCCGGCAAGCTCCTCCCCTGA
- the mqnE gene encoding aminofutalosine synthase MqnE — protein MRGIRDPRLVPIAEKVMAGERLSFAEGLVLYETKDLPTLMRLANLVRERKHGHKTYFVHSIRVSQTNICYVGCTFCAFQRRFGEEGAWDWDVEEVVAWVKARYQEGLTEIHLTAGHHPKRPFQYYLDLVRALKENFPGVQVKAWTAAEIHHFSKIARLSYQEVLLALKEAGLDAMPGGGAEIFAERVRKRIARAKVSAEGWLEVHRTAHELGIPTNATMLYGHIETLEERLDHMERLRRLQDETGGFMSFIPLAFQPDGNQLARELGKKEFTTGLDDLRNLAIARLYLDNFPHIKGYWATLTPELAQVSLDWGVTDIDGTLIEERIVHMAGSPTPKGLTKEALAGIIRSAGRIPVERDALYREVRVWDQVEA, from the coding sequence ATGAGAGGCATCCGGGACCCCCGCCTCGTCCCTATCGCCGAAAAGGTCATGGCGGGCGAGCGCTTGAGCTTCGCCGAGGGCCTCGTCCTCTACGAGACCAAGGACCTCCCCACCCTCATGCGCCTGGCCAACCTGGTGCGGGAAAGGAAGCACGGCCACAAGACCTACTTCGTCCACTCCATCCGGGTCTCCCAGACCAACATCTGCTACGTGGGCTGCACCTTTTGCGCCTTCCAGAGGCGCTTCGGCGAGGAGGGGGCCTGGGACTGGGATGTGGAGGAGGTCGTGGCCTGGGTAAAGGCCCGCTACCAGGAGGGCCTCACCGAGATCCACCTGACGGCGGGCCACCACCCCAAGAGGCCCTTCCAGTACTACCTGGACCTGGTCCGGGCCCTGAAGGAGAACTTCCCCGGGGTCCAGGTGAAGGCCTGGACGGCGGCGGAGATCCACCACTTCTCCAAGATCGCCCGCCTGTCCTACCAGGAGGTCCTCCTGGCCCTGAAGGAGGCGGGGTTGGACGCCATGCCGGGGGGCGGGGCGGAGATCTTCGCCGAAAGGGTGCGGAAGCGGATCGCCCGGGCCAAGGTCTCGGCGGAGGGGTGGCTTGAGGTCCACCGCACCGCCCACGAGCTGGGCATCCCCACCAACGCCACCATGCTCTACGGCCACATAGAGACCCTCGAGGAGCGCCTGGACCACATGGAGCGCCTGAGGCGGCTCCAGGACGAGACCGGGGGCTTCATGAGCTTCATCCCCCTGGCCTTCCAGCCCGACGGCAACCAGCTGGCCCGGGAGCTGGGCAAAAAGGAGTTCACCACCGGCCTGGACGATCTCAGGAACCTGGCCATCGCCCGGCTTTACCTGGACAACTTCCCCCACATCAAGGGCTACTGGGCCACCTTAACCCCCGAGCTCGCCCAGGTCTCCCTGGACTGGGGGGTCACCGACATAGACGGCACCCTCATTGAGGAGCGCATCGTCCACATGGCGGGAAGCCCCACCCCAAAGGGCCTCACCAAGGAGGCCCTGGCGGGCATCATCCGGAGCGCGGGCCGCATCCCCGTGGAGCGGGACGCCCTCTACCGGGAGGTGCGGGTCTGGGACCAAGTAGAGGCGTGA
- a CDS encoding YceI family protein produces MRWNLDPAHTSITFSVRHMMVATVRGSLNLKEGFAETDESGKPLRVEARLDARSIHTGVADRDNHLRSPDFLDAERYPEIVFRSEKITPLGEGRYRVEGELTIRDVTRPLVLEVETSGPIKDPWGNERLAAHFEGKLNRKDFGLTWNMVLETGGLLVGEEVRFGVDAEVVAAKEAVGA; encoded by the coding sequence ATGCGTTGGAACCTGGATCCGGCCCACACCAGCATCACCTTTTCCGTGCGGCACATGATGGTGGCCACGGTGCGGGGAAGCCTGAACCTGAAGGAGGGCTTCGCGGAGACCGACGAAAGCGGCAAGCCCCTCCGGGTGGAGGCCCGCCTGGACGCCAGGAGCATCCACACCGGCGTGGCCGACCGGGACAACCACCTGCGCTCCCCCGACTTCCTGGATGCGGAGCGCTACCCGGAGATCGTCTTCCGGAGCGAGAAGATCACCCCCCTGGGGGAAGGCCGCTACCGGGTGGAAGGGGAGCTCACCATCCGGGACGTGACCCGGCCCCTGGTGCTGGAGGTGGAAACCTCGGGGCCCATCAAGGACCCCTGGGGCAACGAGCGCCTGGCCGCCCACTTTGAGGGAAAGCTCAACCGCAAGGACTTCGGCCTCACCTGGAACATGGTCCTGGAGACGGGGGGCCTCCTGGTGGGCGAGGAGGTCCGCTTTGGCGTGGACGCCGAAGTGGTGGCGGCCAAGGAGGCCGTGGGCGCATGA
- a CDS encoding substrate-binding domain-containing protein — MKKKPTIHEVAARAGVGLGTVSRVLNNHPAVRPETRARVLRAMEELGYTPNPHARRIAGGRSYTVSVLLPFVATEFYRRLIEGIESVLLEKRYDLALFPILSQARLKRYLESTTLAFLTDGLILASYDLTELFGEGRLPTERPVVLVDARNPRYDSVYLDNRLGGRLAGAYLARFPGSIFAIKVEEEPDRAFRHTVFSERMAGFLEAIKEARRPFPEGHLYVTRLSAEGGRLALRHFLEKASPPLNIFAGADQVALGVLEEAQRLGLTLGKEVRVLGFDGHPFAEEVGLSTIVQPVEAMGARAAQLLLERMQGYGGPPREVRFEPTLVERASTGTPPEAPYLP, encoded by the coding sequence ATGAAGAAGAAACCTACCATCCACGAGGTGGCCGCCCGCGCCGGGGTGGGCCTGGGCACGGTGAGCCGGGTCCTCAACAACCACCCCGCCGTGCGGCCCGAAACCCGGGCCCGGGTCCTGAGGGCCATGGAGGAGCTGGGCTACACCCCCAACCCCCACGCCCGCAGGATCGCCGGGGGGCGGAGCTACACGGTCTCCGTCCTCCTTCCCTTCGTGGCCACGGAGTTCTACCGCAGGCTCATTGAGGGCATTGAGAGCGTCCTCCTGGAGAAGCGCTACGACCTGGCCCTCTTCCCCATCCTCTCCCAGGCCCGGCTCAAGCGATACCTGGAGAGCACCACCCTGGCCTTCCTCACCGACGGCCTGATCCTGGCCTCCTACGACCTCACCGAGCTCTTCGGGGAAGGGCGCCTGCCCACGGAAAGGCCGGTGGTCCTGGTGGACGCCAGAAACCCCCGGTACGACTCCGTCTACCTGGACAACCGCCTGGGGGGGCGGCTGGCCGGGGCCTACCTGGCCCGTTTTCCCGGCAGCATCTTCGCCATCAAGGTGGAGGAGGAGCCGGACCGGGCCTTCCGGCACACGGTCTTCAGCGAACGCATGGCGGGGTTTCTGGAGGCCATTAAGGAGGCCAGGCGGCCCTTCCCGGAGGGCCACCTCTACGTGACCCGCCTCTCGGCGGAAGGGGGGCGCCTGGCCCTCCGGCACTTCCTGGAAAAGGCCTCGCCCCCCCTCAACATCTTCGCCGGGGCCGACCAGGTGGCCCTGGGGGTCCTGGAGGAGGCCCAAAGGCTCGGCCTCACCCTGGGCAAAGAGGTGCGGGTCCTGGGCTTTGACGGCCACCCCTTCGCCGAGGAGGTGGGGCTTTCCACCATCGTCCAGCCGGTGGAGGCCATGGGGGCCCGGGCGGCCCAGCTCCTCCTGGAGAGGATGCAGGGGTACGGAGGCCCCCCCAGGGAGGTGCGCTTTGAGCCCACCCTGGTGGAGAGGGCCTCCACCGGCACCCCGCCCGAGGCCCCCTACCTGCCCTAG
- a CDS encoding menaquinone biosynthetic enzyme MqnA/MqnD family protein — protein MSYRLGLPPYANVAPLAHFLRPEGFELVRAPPTALNRMLEEGALTLSLASSLAYLERQEAWGLLPDFSVAVLGPVYSVNLFHRVPLKDLKRVALTGESATSVALLRLLLEEEGVRPACERAEGELELLERYDGVLLIGDRAIRAYAGLLQNLPETPMALPTRFGEVEVTDLAMAWFRRTRLPFVFAVWAYRLESPPPKAVVQALRRARLLGLGRLEEVAQAEGKRLGVHPALLLHYLWNFRYHLEEPDRLGLKAFAEALGLPFRPRYYPK, from the coding sequence GTGAGCTACCGCCTGGGCCTCCCCCCCTACGCCAACGTGGCCCCCCTGGCCCACTTCCTGAGGCCCGAGGGTTTTGAGCTGGTTCGGGCCCCGCCCACCGCCCTCAACCGGATGCTGGAGGAGGGGGCGCTCACCCTCTCCCTGGCCTCGAGCCTGGCCTATCTGGAGCGCCAGGAGGCCTGGGGGCTTTTGCCCGACTTCTCCGTGGCCGTTTTGGGACCGGTCTACTCGGTGAACCTCTTCCACCGGGTGCCCCTGAAGGACCTCAAGCGGGTGGCCCTCACCGGGGAGAGCGCCACCAGCGTGGCCCTCCTCCGCCTGCTCCTGGAGGAGGAAGGCGTAAGGCCCGCCTGCGAGCGGGCCGAGGGGGAGCTGGAGCTTCTTGAGCGCTACGACGGGGTCCTCCTCATCGGGGACCGGGCCATCCGGGCCTACGCTGGCCTCCTCCAAAACCTCCCCGAAACCCCCATGGCCCTCCCCACCCGCTTCGGCGAGGTGGAGGTGACCGATTTGGCTATGGCCTGGTTCCGGAGGACCCGCCTCCCCTTCGTCTTCGCCGTCTGGGCCTACCGCCTGGAAAGCCCCCCGCCCAAAGCCGTGGTCCAGGCCCTGAGGCGGGCCCGCCTCCTGGGCCTGGGCCGCCTGGAGGAGGTAGCCCAGGCGGAGGGAAAGCGCCTTGGCGTCCACCCCGCCCTCCTCCTCCACTACCTGTGGAACTTCCGCTACCACCTGGAGGAGCCAGACCGCCTGGGCCTGAAGGCCTTCGCCGAGGCCCTGGGCCTGCCCTTCCGACCGCGCTACTACCCTAAATAG
- a CDS encoding prephenate dehydrogenase/arogenate dehydrogenase family protein, giving the protein MRPLFAKVGVFGVGLLGGSVALGLKERFLAEEVHVYDPDPLALEKALFLGVADRAHREIGPWVGELSLGILAAPVGALKALGQAIAPHAHPESLWTDVGSVKAKVVEALENLLPHFLGGHPMAGSERAGVENAHAGLLENAVWVLTPTHRTTPRAREGIRRLVEALGAYSLEVPPRLHDELVARISHLPYLLAVALNRMVAQSRDKDLLMFLAAGGFRDLTRVASGSPRMSRDMVVENKEALKGAIEELREVLLELEGLLESPEALLEAAEEAKRTRDSLPIVRRSLLPEMHDLSVQVPDRPGEIARIATALGEAGVNIKDIEVLTIREEAGALRLGFATREERERAREVLKEAGYRVR; this is encoded by the coding sequence ATGAGGCCCCTCTTCGCCAAGGTGGGGGTCTTCGGGGTGGGGCTCCTGGGGGGGAGTGTGGCCCTGGGCCTCAAGGAGCGCTTTCTGGCCGAGGAGGTCCACGTCTACGACCCCGACCCCCTGGCCCTGGAAAAGGCCCTCTTCCTGGGGGTGGCGGACCGGGCCCACCGGGAGATCGGCCCCTGGGTGGGGGAGCTCTCCTTGGGCATCCTGGCGGCCCCGGTGGGGGCTTTGAAGGCCCTGGGCCAGGCCATCGCCCCCCACGCCCACCCCGAGAGCCTCTGGACTGACGTGGGGAGCGTCAAGGCCAAGGTGGTGGAGGCCCTGGAGAACCTCCTCCCCCACTTCCTGGGGGGCCACCCCATGGCGGGAAGCGAGCGGGCCGGGGTGGAAAACGCCCACGCTGGGCTTCTGGAAAACGCCGTCTGGGTCCTCACCCCCACCCATAGGACCACTCCGAGGGCCAGGGAGGGGATTCGGCGCTTGGTGGAGGCCCTAGGGGCCTACTCCCTCGAGGTTCCCCCCAGGCTCCACGATGAGCTGGTGGCCCGCATCTCCCACCTGCCCTACCTCCTGGCCGTGGCCCTAAACCGCATGGTGGCCCAGAGCCGGGACAAGGACCTCCTCATGTTCCTGGCGGCCGGGGGCTTCCGGGACCTGACCCGGGTGGCCTCGGGAAGCCCCAGGATGAGCCGGGACATGGTGGTGGAGAACAAGGAGGCCCTCAAAGGGGCGATAGAGGAGCTCAGGGAGGTCCTCCTGGAGCTAGAAGGCCTTCTGGAATCCCCCGAGGCCCTTCTGGAGGCGGCCGAGGAAGCCAAGCGCACCCGCGACAGCCTCCCCATCGTCCGCCGGAGCCTCCTGCCCGAGATGCACGACCTCTCGGTCCAGGTGCCGGACCGCCCCGGGGAGATCGCCCGGATCGCCACCGCCTTGGGCGAGGCCGGGGTCAACATCAAGGACATTGAGGTCCTCACCATCCGCGAGGAGGCGGGTGCCCTCCGGCTTGGCTTCGCCACCCGGGAGGAGAGGGAGCGGGCCAGGGAGGTCCTCAAGGAGGCGGGGTACAGGGTCCGCTAA
- a CDS encoding VOC family protein: protein MRRLLGLTLRVRDLKAQLAFYRDLLGLEAEADPPRYRLFPQGRGFLLDLIHDPEAPLRPYPSVGLYHFALLLPDGKALAAVFRRLLEGKAHFEGAADHGVSEALYFRDPEGNGLELYRDRPRGEWPEGPLMFTAPLNLENLLAENPRPAPLPPETLLGHLHLHVLDLAEAEAFFAGRLRMAVTLRTYPGTLFFAWDGYHHHVGANTWAGRRLAPEGSTGLVGYALKAPPEVPPGLYRDPTGALAEAP, encoded by the coding sequence TTGAGGCGGCTTTTGGGGCTCACCCTGAGGGTGCGGGACCTAAAGGCCCAGCTGGCCTTCTACCGGGACCTCCTGGGGCTTGAGGCGGAGGCCGACCCGCCCCGATACCGGCTCTTCCCCCAGGGGCGGGGCTTCCTCCTGGATCTGATCCACGACCCGGAGGCCCCCCTCCGCCCTTACCCCTCGGTGGGCCTCTACCACTTCGCCCTCCTCCTGCCCGACGGGAAGGCGCTGGCCGCGGTCTTCCGCAGGCTTCTGGAAGGGAAGGCCCATTTTGAGGGAGCCGCGGACCACGGGGTCTCCGAGGCCCTCTACTTCCGGGACCCGGAGGGCAATGGCCTGGAGCTCTACCGGGACCGCCCCCGGGGGGAGTGGCCCGAGGGCCCCCTCATGTTCACGGCGCCCCTGAACCTGGAGAACCTCCTGGCCGAGAACCCCAGGCCCGCCCCCCTCCCCCCAGAAACCCTCCTTGGCCACCTCCACCTCCACGTGCTGGACCTCGCCGAAGCCGAAGCCTTCTTCGCGGGAAGGCTTCGCATGGCCGTGACCCTGCGCACCTACCCCGGGACCCTCTTCTTCGCCTGGGACGGCTACCACCACCATGTGGGGGCCAACACCTGGGCGGGGAGGCGCCTGGCCCCGGAAGGCTCCACGGGGCTTGTAGGCTATGCGCTGAAGGCCCCCCCAGAGGTCCCTCCCGGCCTTTACCGGGACCCCACAGGGGCCCTGGCCGAGGCCCCTTGA
- a CDS encoding glycerol-3-phosphate acyltransferase, which produces METSTLRIGQRAPFCKNGGVGYVLLAYLLGSLVGGLLFFPQVRQKDLPGGSGVFRQKGPLAALMVVLFDVGKGVLAALLTPEAWRPLAAGAVVAGHNWPLFFRFRGGGGIAPSLGFFLFWYPQTTLLAAGLGLLVAGLYHALYWGRSRRGVYPIPFGAIFGYLALLFLLPGEGRLGALLSALAVGLRGLQILRGRW; this is translated from the coding sequence ATGGAAACTTCCACCCTCAGGATAGGGCAAAGGGCTCCCTTTTGCAAGAATGGGGGCGTGGGTTACGTTCTTCTGGCCTACCTCCTGGGCTCTTTGGTGGGGGGGCTCCTCTTCTTCCCCCAGGTCCGGCAAAAGGACCTCCCCGGGGGCTCGGGGGTCTTCCGGCAAAAGGGCCCCCTGGCCGCGCTCATGGTGGTCCTCTTTGACGTGGGGAAGGGGGTTCTGGCCGCTCTCCTCACCCCCGAGGCTTGGCGGCCCCTTGCGGCGGGGGCGGTGGTGGCGGGCCACAACTGGCCCCTTTTCTTCCGCTTCCGGGGCGGGGGAGGGATCGCCCCATCCCTGGGCTTCTTCCTCTTCTGGTACCCCCAGACGACCCTTCTTGCGGCGGGGCTCGGCCTTCTGGTGGCCGGGCTCTACCACGCCCTCTACTGGGGCAGGAGTCGGCGTGGGGTCTACCCCATCCCCTTCGGGGCCATCTTCGGCTACCTGGCCCTCCTCTTCTTGCTCCCGGGCGAGGGCCGGCTGGGGGCCCTCCTTTCGGCCCTGGCCGTGGGCCTGAGGGGCCTGCAAATCCTTAGGGGAAGATGGTAG
- a CDS encoding DUF6069 family protein → MRMAPLRLALLATGMALGTNLLLYALARLAGVPFQVAPPGRPPEEVGLAAVALFTALPMALGFALYVPFRRRSPRALPIFVGLALAVFFLMLFPPLAAASDPRTELSLIALHVPPVAFYLWGLPRTEEAL, encoded by the coding sequence ATGAGGATGGCCCCTCTTCGCCTCGCCCTACTGGCCACGGGGATGGCCCTGGGTACCAACCTTCTCCTCTACGCCCTGGCCCGGCTGGCGGGCGTGCCTTTCCAGGTGGCCCCTCCCGGAAGGCCCCCCGAGGAGGTGGGCCTGGCCGCCGTGGCCCTCTTCACCGCCCTGCCCATGGCCCTAGGGTTCGCCCTCTACGTGCCCTTTAGACGGCGAAGCCCCAGGGCCTTGCCCATCTTCGTGGGCCTGGCCCTGGCCGTCTTCTTCCTGATGCTCTTCCCCCCCTTGGCCGCCGCCTCTGATCCCAGAACCGAGCTTTCGCTCATCGCCCTGCACGTGCCCCCTGTGGCCTTTTACCTGTGGGGTCTTCCCCGAACGGAGGAGGCCCTTTGA
- a CDS encoding transposase → MVNLPLRAQPVSGTGGDPWTCSRWPRPGSRSSRAVLRAFSPDKRLHRRFEEVVRGALAAGSARVSEMVASLPSPLQNRFHQAKALYRFLSNPRVEAEALLDRVYQESATALEG, encoded by the coding sequence GTGGTAAATCTCCCCTTGCGGGCGCAGCCCGTATCTGGTACCGGGGGTGATCCATGGACATGCTCAAGGTGGCCGAGGCCAGGCTCCAGGAGTTCACGGGCCGTTTTGCGAGCGTTTTCCCCCGATAAGCGCCTCCACCGACGGTTTGAAGAGGTGGTGCGGGGCGCCTTGGCCGCAGGCTCAGCCCGGGTGAGCGAGATGGTGGCCTCGCTCCCTTCTCCCCTCCAGAACCGCTTCCACCAGGCCAAAGCCCTTTACCGCTTCCTGTCCAACCCACGGGTGGAGGCAGAAGCCCTCCTTGACCGGGTCTATCAGGAGAGCGCGACTGCCCTGGAGGG
- a CDS encoding YqhA family protein, which produces MQPEAFLFPLRLVILMPVAGLLLGSVYFAYLALLEALAAWQSPLEEALTRLIGAVDLGLLSAVFLIFGLGLFELFIRKLDLPMESVLRVESLSDLKGKLGQVIVMILVVKFFEKALAFKPKEALDFLLFAGGVALLAGALWLTKAKE; this is translated from the coding sequence ATGCAGCCGGAAGCCTTCCTCTTCCCCCTGCGCCTGGTGATCCTCATGCCGGTGGCGGGGCTCCTTCTGGGCTCTGTCTACTTCGCCTACCTCGCCCTCCTCGAGGCCCTCGCCGCCTGGCAAAGCCCCCTGGAGGAGGCCCTGACCCGCCTGATAGGAGCGGTGGACCTGGGGCTCCTTTCTGCTGTCTTCCTCATCTTCGGCCTCGGCCTCTTTGAGCTCTTCATCCGCAAGCTGGACCTGCCCATGGAAAGCGTGCTCCGGGTGGAAAGCCTTTCCGACCTCAAGGGCAAGCTGGGCCAGGTCATCGTCATGATCCTGGTGGTGAAGTTCTTTGAGAAGGCCCTGGCCTTCAAGCCCAAGGAGGCCCTGGACTTCCTCCTCTTCGCCGGGGGCGTGGCCCTGCTGGCGGGGGCCCTCTGGCTCACCAAGGCCAAGGAGTGA
- the aroF gene encoding 3-deoxy-7-phosphoheptulonate synthase, producing the protein MLIVMRRGHTEEELQEVIQEIEKVGYRPHVSQGVETTLVGAIGRGPTPELMEHFRALPGVAEVIPISKPWKLASLDVQPFPTVLDFPTGRTGGGHVMVAAGPCGVESREQTLKAARYVKAYGAHMLRGGAFKPRTSPYAFQGLGVEGLKILAEARKETGLPVVTEVLSPDQVELVAEYADALQIGARNAQNFPLLQAVGEVGKPVLLKRGMSMTLEEFLMSAEYILSRGNMRVILVERGIRTFEKATRFTLDVSAVPVLKSWTHLPVWIDPSHPAGKRDWVISLALAGLAAGADGLIVETHPEPEKALSDAAQQLHEEEFAALMARVRRLAEALDKTLSVPVKG; encoded by the coding sequence ATGCTGATCGTGATGCGGCGGGGACACACGGAGGAGGAGCTTCAGGAGGTCATCCAGGAGATAGAGAAGGTGGGGTACCGGCCCCACGTCTCCCAAGGGGTGGAGACCACCCTGGTGGGGGCCATCGGCCGGGGGCCCACCCCCGAGCTCATGGAGCACTTCCGGGCCCTCCCCGGGGTGGCCGAGGTCATTCCCATCTCCAAGCCCTGGAAGCTGGCCAGCCTGGACGTCCAGCCCTTCCCCACGGTCCTGGACTTCCCCACGGGGAGGACCGGGGGCGGGCACGTCATGGTGGCCGCGGGCCCTTGCGGGGTGGAAAGCCGGGAGCAGACCCTGAAGGCGGCCCGCTACGTCAAGGCCTACGGGGCCCACATGCTCCGGGGCGGGGCCTTCAAGCCCCGCACGAGCCCCTACGCCTTCCAGGGCTTGGGGGTGGAGGGCCTCAAGATCCTAGCCGAGGCCCGGAAGGAGACGGGCCTCCCCGTGGTGACCGAGGTCCTTTCCCCGGACCAGGTGGAGCTGGTGGCGGAGTACGCCGACGCCCTGCAGATCGGGGCCAGGAACGCCCAGAACTTCCCCCTCCTCCAGGCGGTGGGGGAGGTGGGCAAGCCCGTCCTCCTCAAGCGGGGGATGAGCATGACCCTCGAGGAGTTCCTCATGAGCGCCGAGTACATCCTCTCCCGGGGCAACATGCGGGTCATCCTGGTGGAGCGGGGCATCCGCACCTTTGAGAAGGCCACCCGCTTCACCCTGGACGTCTCCGCCGTCCCCGTCCTCAAGAGCTGGACCCACCTCCCCGTCTGGATTGACCCCTCCCACCCGGCGGGGAAGCGGGACTGGGTCATCTCCTTGGCCCTGGCGGGCCTGGCGGCGGGGGCCGACGGCCTGATCGTGGAGACCCACCCCGAGCCGGAAAAGGCCCTCTCCGACGCCGCGCAACAGCTCCACGAGGAGGAGTTCGCCGCGCTTATGGCCCGGGTGCGCCGCCTGGCGGAGGCCCTGGACAAGACCCTCTCCGTCCCGGTCAAGGGATGA
- a CDS encoding EVE domain-containing protein, translating to MAYWLLKTEPETYSIEDLRREGRAIWDGVRNYQARNYLLRMGEGDLCFIYHSSTNPPGIAGLARVVQTRIPDPTQFDPGSPYFDPRATPERPRWYTVEVAFLEAWPLIPLKELKALFPPDHPLVKRGNRLSVMPVPPEVAERLIGWKGSR from the coding sequence ATGGCCTACTGGCTCCTCAAGACTGAACCCGAGACCTACAGCATAGAGGACCTCAGGCGGGAGGGCCGGGCCATCTGGGACGGGGTCCGGAACTACCAGGCCCGGAACTACCTGTTGCGGATGGGAGAGGGGGACCTCTGCTTCATCTACCACTCCAGCACCAACCCCCCCGGGATCGCCGGCCTGGCCCGGGTAGTCCAGACCCGCATCCCCGACCCCACCCAGTTTGACCCGGGAAGCCCCTACTTTGACCCCAGGGCCACCCCGGAACGGCCCCGCTGGTACACGGTGGAGGTGGCCTTCCTCGAGGCCTGGCCCCTCATCCCCCTAAAGGAGCTCAAAGCCCTCTTCCCCCCGGACCACCCCCTGGTCAAGCGGGGGAACCGGCTTTCCGTGATGCCGGTTCCCCCGGAGGTGGCCGAAAGGCTTATTGGGTGGAAAGGGTCCCGATGA